In a single window of the Pseudorca crassidens isolate mPseCra1 chromosome 9, mPseCra1.hap1, whole genome shotgun sequence genome:
- the LOC137230649 gene encoding small ribosomal subunit protein eS1, protein MAVGKNKRLTKGGKKGAKKKVVDPFSKKDWYDVKAPAMFNIRNIGKTLVTRTQGTKIASDGLKGRVFEVSLADLQNDEVAFRKFKLITEDVQGKNCLTNFHGMDLTRDKMCSMVKKWQTMIEAHVDVKTTDGYLLRLFCVGFTKKRNNQIRKTSYAQHQQVRQIRKKMMEIMTREVQTNDLKEVVNKLIPDSIGKDIEKACQSIYPLHDVFVRKVKMLKKPKFELGKLMELHGEGSSSGKATGDETGAKVERADGYEPPVQESV, encoded by the coding sequence ATGGCGGTCGGAAAGAACAAGCGCCTTACGAAAGGCGGTAAAAAGGGAGCCAAGAAGAAAGTGGTTGACCCATTTTCTAAGAAAGATTGGTATGATGTGAAAGCACCAGCTATGTTCAATATAAGAAATATTGGGAAAACACTAGTCACGAGAACTCAAGGAACCAAAATCGCGTCTGATGGCCTCAAGGGTCGTGTGTTTGAAGTGAGCCTTGCTGATCTGCAGAATGATGAAGttgcatttagaaaattcaagctTATTACTGAGGATGTTCAGGGCAAAAACTGCCTGACTAATTTCCATGGCATGGATCTTACCCGTGACAAAATGTGCTCCATGGTCAAAAAATGGCAGACCATGATTGAAGCTCATGTTGATGTCAAGACTACCGATGGTTATTTGCTTCGTCTCTTCTGTGTGGGTTTTACTAAAAAACGCAACAATCAGATTCGGAAGACCTCTTATGCCCAGCACCAGCAGGTCCGCCAGATCCGCAAGAAGATGATGGAAATCATGACCCGAGAGGTACAGACAAATGACTTGAAAGAGGTGGTCAATAAATTGATTCCAGACAGCATTGGAAAAGACATAGAAAAGGCCTGCCAATCTATTTATCCACTCCATGATGTCTttgttagaaaagtaaaaatgctgAAGAAGCCCAAGTTTGAATTGGGAAAACTCATGGAGCTACATGGTGAAGGTAGTAGTTCTGGAAAAGCTACTGGGGACGAGACAGGTGCTAAGGTTGAACGAGCTGATGGGTATGAGCCACCAGTCCAGGAATCTGTTTAA